A genomic window from Verrucomicrobiales bacterium includes:
- a CDS encoding PAS domain S-box protein — MLEKLFSSDGFMPHGHCYLWQPGILSLHIISDLLITLAYFSIPFTLIYFIRRRRDLPFNWMFLCFAVFIVACGATHLMEVWSIWYPTYWLSGTIKAITALASVPTAVLLARLVPHALALPSPSELRAAHEASQREMGERMKVEEKFRSLLEAAPDGMVIVDETGKVVLVNSQAELLFGYTRQELLGQPIEILIPQRFRERHPGFRDAFSAEPRTRAMGAGLELRGLRKDGTEFPVEISLSPLDTSEGRLVMSAIRDITYRKRIERDLHQRNLELQNAAEAKNRFLANMSHELRTPLNGIIGFSEFLVDEKPGSLNLKQKEYLGDVLHSAGHLLQLINDVLDLAKIEAGKMDVSPETFQIRQAIDEVRAVIQGAARKKQVSTVMNISPELGEVRLDQQKFKQVLYNLLSNGVKFSQPGSEVDITASAQEGRALRIEVTDRGIGIRREDLDRLFKEFEQLDAGEGRRFEGTGLGLALTKRLVELQGGSISVESQPGKGSTFTVLLPLSAADMNRKP, encoded by the coding sequence ATGCTTGAAAAACTGTTCTCTTCCGACGGTTTCATGCCGCATGGTCATTGCTATCTCTGGCAGCCTGGCATCCTTTCGCTTCACATCATTTCCGACCTGCTCATCACGCTGGCCTATTTCTCCATTCCGTTTACGCTGATTTACTTTATTCGCAGGAGGCGGGACCTCCCTTTCAACTGGATGTTTCTTTGCTTCGCGGTGTTTATCGTGGCCTGTGGCGCCACGCATCTGATGGAAGTGTGGAGCATCTGGTATCCAACGTATTGGTTGAGCGGAACCATTAAGGCGATCACGGCTTTGGCGTCGGTGCCCACCGCCGTCTTACTTGCCAGGCTGGTGCCGCATGCTTTGGCATTACCCAGTCCGTCCGAGCTGCGGGCCGCCCACGAAGCCTCCCAGCGAGAAATGGGAGAGCGGATGAAGGTGGAGGAAAAGTTCCGAAGCCTCTTGGAGGCGGCGCCTGATGGAATGGTGATCGTTGACGAAACGGGCAAGGTGGTGTTGGTCAACTCCCAAGCGGAACTTTTATTTGGCTACACAAGACAGGAATTGCTGGGGCAGCCCATCGAGATCTTGATACCGCAACGCTTCCGAGAACGTCATCCCGGATTCCGCGACGCTTTCTCGGCCGAGCCCCGAACCCGGGCCATGGGCGCGGGGCTTGAACTTCGAGGACTGCGCAAGGATGGGACAGAGTTTCCGGTGGAGATTAGCCTCAGCCCGCTCGACACCAGCGAAGGAAGGCTCGTCATGAGCGCGATTCGGGATATCACCTATCGTAAGCGTATTGAGCGAGACCTTCATCAACGGAATTTGGAACTGCAGAACGCAGCTGAGGCCAAGAACCGATTCCTCGCAAACATGTCGCATGAGTTGCGGACCCCGCTAAACGGCATCATCGGGTTCTCCGAATTCCTCGTGGACGAGAAACCTGGAAGCTTAAATTTGAAACAAAAAGAGTATCTGGGAGACGTGCTCCACAGCGCTGGCCATTTGCTCCAGCTCATCAATGATGTGCTGGATTTGGCGAAAATCGAAGCGGGCAAAATGGATGTGTCGCCGGAAACATTTCAAATTCGACAGGCGATCGATGAGGTTCGGGCGGTCATTCAAGGAGCGGCGCGCAAGAAGCAGGTCTCCACTGTTATGAACATCTCTCCGGAGCTGGGCGAGGTCAGGCTCGATCAGCAGAAGTTTAAGCAGGTGCTCTACAATCTTCTCTCCAATGGCGTGAAATTCAGCCAACCCGGCAGTGAAGTGGACATAACTGCAAGTGCACAAGAGGGTCGCGCGCTACGGATCGAGGTAACCGACCGTGGTATCGGGATCCGACGTGAGGATCTGGATCGACTTTTCAAAGAGTTCGAGCAGTTGGACGCGGGTGAGGGTCGCAGGTTCGAGGGAACTGGCTTGGGTCTGGCGCTTACGAAGCGATTAGTGGAGCTTCAGGGTGGCAGTATTAGCGTGGAAAGTCAGCCGGGTAAGGGAAGCACCTTCACCGTGCTGCTGCCCTTGAGCGCAGCCGACATGAACAGGAAGCCCTAA
- a CDS encoding glutathione S-transferase family protein, producing MSAQFPSEESTDGSFQRQEDAFRNFVAADACSAFPLEAGRYHLYISLACPWASRTLIVRNVKGLQQAVGVTVVDPVRDERGWAFRDGPGHSRDPINGFNFLSEAYAASNPNVAGRVTVPVLWDKQSRQIVNNSEDDICRMFNDTFDALGSGQVNLFPQGIEAEQAKLSTFLYESVNIGVYQAGFATTQAAYEKPCRKLFAALDALDERLATRRFLFGAQIVEADWRLFCTLIRFDAVYHGHFKCNVRRIIDYKNLQPYLMDLYQQPGIAETVNFDHIKRHYYITHPDINPTRIVPIGPVLDLMKPHGRNSMEAC from the coding sequence ATGAGCGCCCAATTTCCTTCAGAAGAATCAACCGATGGCAGTTTTCAGCGGCAGGAGGACGCGTTCCGAAATTTCGTCGCTGCGGATGCCTGCTCCGCCTTCCCCCTGGAAGCCGGCCGCTACCATCTTTATATCTCCCTCGCTTGTCCCTGGGCGAGTCGCACGCTGATTGTCCGCAACGTCAAAGGGCTTCAGCAAGCCGTGGGGGTGACGGTGGTGGATCCTGTTCGCGATGAGCGCGGCTGGGCTTTTCGGGACGGACCCGGACATAGTCGCGATCCCATCAATGGCTTCAACTTCCTAAGCGAAGCCTACGCCGCCTCCAATCCCAATGTAGCGGGGCGTGTTACTGTCCCGGTACTTTGGGACAAGCAGTCTCGACAGATCGTCAACAACTCCGAGGATGACATCTGCCGAATGTTCAACGACACCTTCGACGCCTTGGGCTCCGGCCAGGTCAATCTATTCCCCCAGGGCATTGAAGCCGAACAGGCGAAGCTTTCGACCTTCCTTTACGAATCCGTGAATATCGGAGTCTATCAAGCGGGTTTCGCGACCACCCAGGCTGCCTATGAGAAACCATGCCGGAAGCTTTTTGCCGCCCTCGACGCGTTGGACGAGCGCCTGGCCACGCGACGATTCCTCTTCGGCGCTCAGATCGTGGAGGCGGATTGGAGGCTCTTTTGCACGCTCATTCGATTTGATGCGGTCTACCATGGGCACTTCAAATGCAACGTCCGAAGAATCATAGACTATAAAAACCTGCAGCCCTACCTCATGGATCTCTATCAGCAGCCTGGCATAGCCGAGACTGTCAATTTCGATCACATCAAGCGTCATTACTACATCACTCATCCGGACATTAACCCGACCCGCATTGTTCCGATCGGCCCGGTGCTGGATCTCATGAAACCACATGGCCGTAACTCGATGGAGGCCTGTTGA
- a CDS encoding response regulator, with amino-acid sequence MNTRPEIPSVKSTILVVDDHPTNLKLITELLSFEGYTVCGAVDAESALELLTKMTPELILMDIALPGMDGLTLTRKLKAEVLRVPVFIVALTAFAMKGDEQKALDAGCDAYISKPIDTRRILPQIAEFIEQTWRRRQQLC; translated from the coding sequence ATGAACACACGTCCCGAGATTCCTAGCGTCAAATCGACGATCCTCGTTGTTGACGACCATCCAACGAACCTGAAGCTCATCACTGAACTGCTCAGCTTCGAGGGCTATACAGTCTGTGGGGCGGTTGATGCGGAATCTGCGCTCGAACTCCTGACGAAGATGACTCCGGAACTCATTCTGATGGACATCGCACTTCCGGGCATGGATGGCCTGACCCTGACGCGCAAGTTGAAAGCCGAGGTGCTGCGTGTGCCTGTTTTCATCGTTGCGCTTACGGCGTTTGCAATGAAGGGAGATGAGCAGAAGGCGCTGGACGCAGGCTGTGATGCGTATATCTCCAAACCCATCGATACCCGTCGGATCCTTCCGCAGATCGCTGAGTTTATTGAACAGACCTGGCGGCGACGACAGCAGCTGTGCTAG
- a CDS encoding response regulator — MNILIVDDHEISRKLLRLNLEAEGHSALQAADGVEALHVLENQPVDAVVSDILMPRMDGYRLCHEIRKSPKLKRLPFIVYTSSHTSSADERLAREVGADEFISKPSSMQAILHSLNVITTTVRPSEPVAAGLGADLLVMKEYSELLVDKLEQGNLELERSRDQLLDANEKLVLRTTELEEAKRQLRQINSDLEKRVIERTVQLEHANRELEAFNASVAHDLRAPLRHIDAYAELLGGDSTSLLSVEGRGYLQRLRESVKNMGLLIDDLLAFSRLGCVPLQPAVFSLNSLLEEVLVELKRDTGHRRIEWRIGQMPEVLADRGLLKQVWVNLLSNAVKYTRLRELAIIDVSCEPRGSHELEFIIADNGAGFDMRYVSKLFGLFQRLHAARDFDGTGVGLANVRRIVNRHGGQVWAEGELGEGATFHFTLPNVNRPPSSYGHVVS; from the coding sequence ATGAATATCCTTATTGTCGATGACCACGAAATAAGCCGCAAACTACTTCGCCTCAACTTGGAAGCGGAAGGTCACTCCGCGTTGCAGGCGGCCGATGGCGTTGAAGCCCTGCACGTCCTGGAAAATCAGCCGGTAGACGCGGTTGTTTCCGACATACTCATGCCCCGTATGGATGGGTACAGGCTCTGTCATGAGATTCGAAAAAGCCCTAAGTTAAAACGGCTCCCGTTCATCGTCTACACGAGTAGTCATACGTCTTCAGCCGATGAGAGACTGGCGCGTGAGGTTGGAGCCGATGAGTTCATCAGCAAGCCTAGTTCGATGCAGGCCATTCTGCATTCGCTGAATGTGATCACCACGACGGTCCGGCCCTCGGAGCCCGTGGCGGCTGGCCTGGGAGCTGATCTGCTGGTCATGAAGGAATACAGCGAGCTTCTGGTAGACAAGCTGGAGCAAGGCAACCTCGAATTGGAACGCTCGCGCGATCAGCTCCTTGATGCGAATGAAAAGCTGGTTCTCCGGACAACGGAGCTGGAGGAGGCGAAGCGTCAACTGCGCCAGATCAATTCGGATCTCGAGAAGCGCGTCATCGAGAGGACCGTGCAGCTCGAACATGCCAACCGTGAACTTGAGGCGTTCAACGCTTCCGTAGCGCATGACCTGCGTGCGCCCTTGCGCCATATCGATGCCTACGCGGAACTGTTGGGAGGTGACTCAACGTCCTTATTGAGCGTGGAGGGTCGAGGTTATTTGCAGCGTCTGAGGGAGTCGGTCAAGAACATGGGGCTCCTGATCGATGATCTGCTCGCGTTTTCCCGTTTAGGCTGTGTGCCGTTGCAGCCAGCCGTGTTCTCCTTGAACTCGCTCCTTGAAGAGGTTTTGGTCGAACTCAAAAGGGACACAGGTCATCGAAGAATCGAGTGGCGCATCGGCCAGATGCCAGAGGTGCTCGCGGACCGTGGACTCCTTAAGCAGGTCTGGGTGAACCTTCTCTCCAATGCTGTCAAGTACACGCGCCTCCGGGAGCTGGCGATCATCGACGTAAGCTGTGAGCCGCGGGGAAGTCACGAGCTGGAATTTATCATTGCGGACAACGGGGCTGGCTTTGATATGCGTTACGTCAGCAAGCTTTTCGGTCTCTTTCAGCGCCTTCATGCGGCTCGGGATTTCGATGGAACCGGAGTCGGCTTGGCTAATGTTCGTCGTATCGTGAATCGCCACGGCGGCCAGGTCTGGGCGGAGGGGGAACTGGGAGAAGGCGCAACCTTCCATTTCACCCTGCCCAATGTCAACAGGCCTCCATCGAGTTACGGCCATGTGGTTTCATGA